From a single Drosophila sulfurigaster albostrigata strain 15112-1811.04 chromosome 3, ASM2355843v2, whole genome shotgun sequence genomic region:
- the LOC133845356 gene encoding F-box only protein 33, producing the protein MNIPEWQTIPTLVLEQIFDYLDSRDRRAAANCCWAWRQHFFQRRYFRNFRFHIDVAQDDQLTFFHRCMSNLAKELVIVFNFDNAFHIQKIRGLLYKAARCDNIRALRFQTNSVGLIAPGNAHSDQLVAIEQCFVEPLKMFLSRKNQACQVLDLGGIEALTYYGYDLLKAMGKPQELLQLTLASIKYDPNHYPILELDTTLLQKCASLQVLSLDYDTLSDELLHTIQVLPLRKLLIVVHGLDRDEHAGVSDAAWANFSMHFTQIELVLTLVYAYEAVELLVNRIVGDHMPVTHIRILFCEYMSHDAIDGLSMANSDTLRSIYYIDSGNNRGHSNYLSNIRGQDAFVMLAWRCKQLEEIVVHGHPMDPHNLLGIARLRSRQLRRVEVSQINWPNGEPQYAFNDEMCKLLGQRWRLLKYEQLPAALDYGPVDYDERNEFVYELLRRDLQIH; encoded by the exons ATGAATATACCCGAATGGCAGACAATACCAACGCTGGTACTGGAGCAAATATTCGATTATCTCGATTCGCGAGACCGCCGAGCTGCAGCCAATTGTTGTTGGGCATGGCgacaacatttttttcaaaGACG CTACTTTAGGAACTTTCGCTTTCACATTGACGTGGCCCAGGATGATCAACTGACGTTCTTCCATCGCTGCATGTCCAATCTGGCCAAGGAGCTGGTGATTGTCTTCAACTTCGACAATGCTTTTCACATCCAAAAGATACGTGGCCTGCTCTACAA GGCGGCACGCTGTGATAATATTCGCGCTCTACGTTTCCAAACCAACAGTGTGGGCTTAATAGCTCCGGGAAATGCACACAGCGATCAACTGGTGGCCATAGAACA ATGCTTTGTGGAGCCCTTGAAGATGTTTCTCAGTCGCAAGAATCAAGCTTGCCAAGTATTGGATCTGGGTGGCATTGAAGCACTCACCTACTATGGCTACGATCTGCTGAAGGCCATGGGCAAGCCTCAAGAGTTGTTGCAGTTGACGCTGGCCAGCATTAAATACGATCCCAATCATTATCCCATCCTCGAGCTGGACACAACGCTGCTCCAGAAGTGCGCCTCACTTCAAGTGCTCTCGCTGGATTACGACACACTCAGCGATGAGCTGCTGCACACGATTCAAGTGCTGCCGTTGCGCAAGTTGCTCATCGTTGTCCATGGCTTGGATCGTGATGAGCATGCTGGTGTCTCGGATGCTGCCTGGGCGAATTTCtcaatgcatttcacacaAATCGAACTGGTGCTGACACTTGTCTATGCCTACGAGGCCGTTGAGCTGCTCGTCAATCGCATTGTGGGCGATCACATGCCCGTAACACACATACGCATTCTGTTCTGTGAGTATATGAGCCATGATGCCATCGATGGCCTGTCGATGGCCAACAGCGACACGTTGCGCAGCATCTACTACATTGATTCGGGCAACAATCGCGGCCATAGCAACTACTTAAGCAATATACGCGGTCAGGATGCGTTCGTCATGTTGGCCTGGCGTTGCAAACAGCTCGAGGAGATCGTTGTCCATGGCCATCCAATGGATCCGCACAATTTGCTGGGCATTGCAAGGCTGCGAAGTCGTCAGCTGCGTCGCGTTGAAGTATCGCAAATCAATTGGCCCAACGGTGAACCGCAATACGCCTTCAACGAT GAAATGTGCAAGCTGTTGGGACAACGTTGGAGACTGCTCAAATACGAACAACTGCCGGCAGCACTCGACTACGGACCCGTCGACTACGATGAACGCAATGAGTTTGTCTACGAGTTGTTGCGTCGGGATCTACAGATCCATTAA
- the LOC133845357 gene encoding cytochrome c oxidase assembly protein COX18, mitochondrial gives MLLLQAACRRPQILAACSKYGNLRASTTIVNWQERRQASTEVAAATHLTNTGGLIGYWQTLSNSTPVAYMQEALTQIHDYSGLPWWASIVLSTFLFRSVVTLPLTIYQHKITARIEKIALEMPAIVEELKREAARAKQKFKWSDKQTAVVYRRSIKKQWQNLIVRDNCHPMKTVIVLWGQIPLWIFQSVALRNLVYLLPDPTSLQAQIIATEMTVGGFGWIPNLTVVDSSYILPVAMGLINLAIVEVQSMTRTRPATRLQNIANNVFRGLSVLMVPVACTVPSALVVYWVSSSSFGLAQNLLLLSPEVRRAVGIPKTASELEQPYDQLWLKIQKRARLLDEAPADKPAAK, from the exons ATGTTGTTACTTCAGGCGGCTTGCCGTCGACCTCAAATACTTGCAGCCTGTAGTAAATATGGAAATTTGCGGGCAAGCACAACAATTGTCAACTGGCAGGAACGTCGTCAGGCGTCGACagaagtggcagcagcaacacactTAACCAATACCGGTGGCCTGATTGGCTATTGGCAAACGCTGTCGAACAGCACACCTGTGGCCTATATGCAGGAGGCGCTGACACAGATCCACGACTATAGCGGCCTGCCATGGTGGGCGTCCATAGTGCTATCAACGTTTTTGTTTCGCAGCGTCGTCACGCTACCCTTGACCATTTATCAACACAAGATAACGGCGCGGATTGAAAAAATCGCACTGGAGATGCCGGCCATAGTGGAGGAGCTGAAACGGGAGGCGGCAAGGGCTAAGCAAAAGTTCAAATGGAGCGACAAGCAAACGGCAGTCGTCTACAGACGTTCG ATCAAGAAACAGTGGCAGAATCTGATTGTGCGCGACAATTGCCATCCAATGAAAACGGTCATTGTGCTGTGGGGCCAAATTCCCTTGTGGATATTCCAATCCGTTGCGTTGCGCAATCTGGTCTACTTACTGCCGGATCCCACATCGTTGCAGGCACAAATCATTGCCACCGAAATGACTGTTGGCGGCTTTGGATGGATACCAAATCTAACTGTTGTGGACAGCTCTTATATACTGCCGGTGGCAATGGGTCTGATCAATCTGGCCATCGTTGAGGTACAATCCATGACGCGGACACGTCCAGCAACGCGtcttcaaaatattgccaacAATGTGTTCAGAGGACTGAGTGTTCTCATGGTGCCTGTGGCCTGCACGGTGCCATCGGCGTTGGTCGTCTATTGGGTGTCTTCCAGCAGCTTTGGCTTGGCACAGaatctgcttttgctttcgccGGAAGTACGACGTGCGGTGGGAATACCCAAGACAGCGAGCGAACTCGAACAGCCCTACGATCAGCTCTGGCTGAAGATACAGAAGCGTGCGCGTCTTCTGGATGAGGCGCCGGCTGATAAGCCAGCCGCCAAGTGA
- the LOC133845355 gene encoding uncharacterized protein LOC133845355 isoform X6, with the protein MIVQFKCLGLALLLVSLVPNESSAYQPGSGLSAHATYASNARAQEQLAPIYDRDAPCPAHYNGLKPYPHDCHRYINCAEGRPSIQTCASGTAFNPSTLVCDQASKRACESAAQPNRSERLQQLDAEPKCAPGLTGLQPHPYDCSKFLNCANGQTYVQSCGPGTAFSPTMLVCDFRHKVQCGDNHNFNGAPTAAANGQATDFAVDLSCPPGVRGPHPHPTDPHKYLSCGIGMQPIVQECELSWVFDSNLLTCVSSQRQAHSYSARNDLLCPDGVEGLFVHPFDQTKYLSCKNGKVAVQSCEPQKVFSISRGNCHLKSQLSYSDYVTFMVSDISYEYSLILTHCPDGTSGLHLYPYDAGKYIQCAAGGALTVISCTPSMGYSYTRHSCQLLEHLSRSERVKFWSELVITSYDQVSQSELSYGQASYSKLSTCPQSLQGKYAYPFNAAYFVLCQNGQLRVESCPWGTYYSITKRNCLSANQLASHEYLDYSYTSVQLSSNFRQDLSFVVCPENAVGYFLHPFDCNKYFSCRGQQTFIESCAEGKVFSISQRICVDTSRLAAYFDRVDYLERTTDELYQQSHQTAVESGGYAQSGSSRLVETHSSPKCAPGASGLQPHPYDCTKFLNCANGQTYIQDCGPGTAFSPSLKVCDFKHKVDCGANHYGENSSNGYYQQSVVGSGAYDQFGSGRLVETHSTPKCAPGVPGLQPHPYDCTKFLNCANGQTYIQDCGPGTAFSPNLKICDYKHKVDCGANRLNTSVNNGASSGVAAALRCQPGAHGLQPHPTDPQKYLRCGIGTQPIVEQCHLPEVFDSKSLSCIPSRTLDQNSSAGTSYLLCPDGVEGWFAHPFDQTKYLSCKGKLVTVQSCNSGQVFSISRGYCHPKSQLIYSDYVAYIVSEISQDYSLILHNCPAGTEGLHLYPYDASKYLRCSSGGKMSLHSCDPNLAYSFKQRACRSIEHLDTGERVKFISEMIIAGTFVYTDTQSSLLACPRSLEGKFAYPFNAAYFVHCQGGVLQLKSCPRYTYYSLAKRDCFAGQQLTQHEFLDYSYTSVQLSSNFMQDFKLVVCPDNADGYFLHPFDSSKYFSCRNRQTFIERCELGKFFSISQRRCVVKNQLSAAYDRVEFEYTQVDQHRQGKVESSHQGISCPYGVSGLHPHPYDCAQFLNCADGHTSVQHCSPGTAFNAAALVCQFINIVDCGDRSLNGAGNVTSTHFGSVEASGSTVGPYCPPGYRGLRPHASDPRKYQKCGIDVQPIVEECGLNEIFDPHTLNCSPVGLNYGPIQPTQRP; encoded by the exons ATGATCGTTCAATTTAAGTGCCTGGGACTGGCGCTTCTTCTGGTGTCGCTGGTC CCAAATGAATCGAGCGCTTATCAACCTGGCAGCGGGTTATCAGCTCATGCGACTTATGCCAGCAATGCGAGAGCTCAAGAGCAGCTGGCGCCCATCTATGATCGTGATGCGCCTTGCCCGGCTCACTATAATGGATTGAAACCATATCCACACGACTGCCATCGCTATATCAATTGCGCCGAGGGTCGTCCGTCGATACAGACATGTGCTTCAGGCACAGCGTTCAATCCCTCGACGCTCGTGTGTGATCAGGCGAGTAAGAGGGCGTGCGAAAGTGCCGCTCAACCGAATCGTTCGGAGCGTCTGCAACAACTGGATGCTGAGCCCAAGTGCGCACCAGGCTTGACTGGATTGCAGCCACATCCTTACGACTGCAGCAAGTTCCTGAACTGCGCCAATGGACAGACTTATGTACAATCTTGTGGACCTGGCACTGCTTTTAGTCCAACCATGTTGGTCTGTGACTTTAGGCACAAAGTGCAATGCGGAGATAATCATAATTTCAATGGCgctccaactgctgctgctaacg GTCAAGCAACTGATTTTGCGGTGGATCTTAGTTGCCCGCCGGGGGTACGAGGTCCGCATCCCCATCCCACTGACCCTCACAAGTATCTCTCCTGTGGAATTGGCATGCAACCCATTGTGCAGGAATGTGAGTTGTCTTGGGTATTCGATAGCAATCTTTTGACGTGTGTTTCTAGCCAGCGCCAAGCTCATTCCTACT CTGCCCGGAATGATTTACTCTGTCCCGACGGGGTCGAGGGTTTGTTTGTGCATCCCTTCGATCAGACAAAGTATCTCAGCTGTAAAAATGGCAAGGTAGCTGTGCAAAGCTGTGAGCCCCAGAAAGTGTTTAGCATATCGAGAGGCAACTGTCACCTTAAATCTCAGTTGAGCTATAGCGATTATGTGACTTTTATGGTCTCAGATATCAGCTACGAGTATT CTTTGATACTTACCCATTGTCCTGATGGCACATCTGGTCTTCATCTTTATCCCTACGATGCTGGCAAGTACATACAGTGTGCTGCTGGCGGAGCGTTGACTGTGATCAGCTGTACTCCAAGTATGGGCTACAGTTATACTCGACATAGTTGCCAGCTACTTGAGCACTTGAGTCGCAGCGAACGGGTAAAGTTCTGGTCAGAGTTGGTCATCACCAGCTATGATCAGGTCTCACAATCGGAGCTAAGCTATGGTCAGGCTTCGTACTCCAAGCTGTCGACTTGTCCGCAAAGTCTGCAGGGCAAGTATGCCTATCCATTCAATGCGGCTTACTTTGTGCTCTGCCAGAATGGTCAGCTGCGTGTGGAGTCGTGTCCATGGGGCACTTACTATAGCATCACAAAGCGCAATTGCTTGTCGGCCAATCAGTTGGCATCACATGAATACCTGGATTATTCCTACACCAGCGTGCAATTGTCCA GCAACTTTAGGCAAGAcctttcatttgttgtttgtcctGAGAACGCTGTGGGTTACTTTTTGCATCCTTTTGACTGCAATAAATACTTCAGCTGTCGCGGCCAGCAGACTTTCATCGAGAGCTGTGCAGAGGGCAAGGTATTTAGTATCTCACAACGAATTTGTGTGGATACATCGCGTTTGGCTGCCTACTTTGATCGTGTGGATTATCTGGAAAGAACAACAGATGAGCTTTATCAGCAGAGTCACCAAACAGCAGTCGAAAGTGGAGGCTATGCTCAGTCTGGATCATCACGATTAGTGGAGACGCATTCATCACCTAAGTGCGCACCTGGTGCGTCCGGTTTGCAGCCACATCCTTACGATTGCACCAAGTTCCTGAATTGCGCCAATGGCCAGACTTATATACAAGATTGTGGACCTGGTACTGCATTTAGTCCTTCGCTAAAGGTCTGTGATTTCAAGCATAAAGTGGATTGCGGTGCTAATCATTATGGGGAAAATTCATCGAACGGATATTACCAACAATCAGTAGTTGGAAGTGGAGCATATGACCAGTTTGGCTCAGGTCGTTTGGTAGAAACGCATTCAACACCCAAGTGCGCTCCTGGTGTTCCTGGATTACAGCCACATCCTTACGATTGCACCAAGTTCCTCAACTGCGCTAATGGACAGACTTATATACAAGATTGTGGACCCGGTACTGCTTTCAGTCCCAACCTAAAGATCTGTGATTACAAGCATAAAGTGGATTGCGGTGCAAATCGTTTAAATACATCTGTAAATAACG GAGCTTCAAGTGGTGTTGCGGCTGCTTTAAGATGCCAGCCAGGTGCCCATGGTTTGCAACCCCATCCCACTGACCCCCAAAAGTATCTCAGATGTGGAATTGGCACCCAGCCTATTGTGGAGCAATGCCATTTGCCTGAGGTATTCGATAGCAAGAGTTTGTCTTGCATTCCTAGTCGAACCTTAGATCAAAATTCTT CTGCCGGAACGAGTTATCTGCTCTGTCCTGATGGTGTCGAAGGATGGTTTGCTCATCCCTTCGATCAGACCAAGTATTTGAGTTGCAAGGGCAAATTGGTGACTGTTCAGAGCTGTAATTCCGGTCAGGTGTTTAGCATATCGCGAGGATACTGCCATCCAAAGTCACAGTTAATCTACAGCGATTATGTGGCCTACATTGTCTCAGAGATCAGTCAAGACTACT CTTTGATACTCCACAATTGTCCTGCCGGCACTGAAGGCCTTCATCTTTATCCCTACGATGCTAGCAAGTATTTGCGCTGTTCATCGGGAGGGAAAATGTCACTACACAGCTGCGATCCCAATTTGGCATACAGCTTCAAGCAACGTGCTTGTCGCTCTATTGAACATCTGGATACAGGGGAACGGGTGAAGTTTATCTCAGAGATGATTATTGCCGGTACTTTTGTCTACACGGATACGCAGAGTTCGCTCTTGGCCTGTCCCCGTAGTCTGGAGGGAAAGTTCGCCTATCCCTTCAATGCGGCTTACTTTGTGCACTGTCAGGGAGGTGTGCTGCAATTGAAGTCTTGTCCGCGATACACCTATTACAGTCTGGCCAAGCGTGATTGCTTTGCTGGACAACAGCTGACGCAGCATGAATTCCTGGACTATTCCTACACCAGTGTGCAATTGTCTA GCAACTTTATGCAAGACTTTAAGCTTGTAGTGTGTCCCGATAATGCTGATGGCTATTTCTTGCATCCCTTTGACTCCAGCAAGTATTTTAGCTGCCGCAATCGTCAAACCTTCATTGAGCGCTGTGAACTGGGCAAGTTCTTTAGCATCTCGCAGCGTCGTTGTGTGgttaaaaatcaattgagTGCCGCCTACGATCGTGTGGAGTTTGAGTACACTCAAGTGGATCAACACCGACAGGGCAAAGTTGAGAGCTCACACCAGGGGATAAGTTGTCCTTACGGTGTAAGCGGATTGCATCCGCATCCTTATGACTGCGCGCAATTTCTAAACTGCGCTGATGGACACACTTCTGTACAGCATTGTTCACCTGGCACGGCTTTCAATGCAGCCGCTTTGGTCTgtcaattcataaatattgtgGATTGCGGGGACAGAAGCTTAAATGGAGCTGGAAATGTGACTTCCACGCACTTTGGATCAGTTGAAGCAAGTGGCTCAACTGTTGGTCCTTATTGCCCACCAGGATATCGGGGCCTACGTCCACATGCCAGCGATCCGCGTAAATATCAAAAGTGCGGCATTGACGTTCAACCAATTGTGGAGGAATGTGGATTGAATGAGATTTTCGATCCACACACATTGAATTGCTCGCCGGTGGGACTCAATTACGGTCCAATTCAACCTACCCAAAGACCCT AA
- the LOC133845355 gene encoding uncharacterized protein LOC133845355 isoform X7 → MIVQFKCLGLALLLVSLVPNESSAYQPGSGLSAHATYASNARAQEQLAPIYDRDAPCPAHYNGLKPYPHDCHRYINCAEGRPSIQTCASGTAFNPSTLVCDQASKRACESAAQPNRSERLQQLDAEPKCAPGLTGLQPHPYDCSKFLNCANGQTYVQSCGPGTAFSPTMLVCDFRHKVQCGDNHNFNGAPTAAANGQATDFAVDLSCPPGVRGPHPHPTDPHKYLSCGIGMQPIVQECELSWVFDSNLLTCVSSQRQAHSYSARNDLLCPDGVEGLFVHPFDQTKYLSCKNGKVAVQSCEPQKVFSISRGNCHLKSQLSYSDYVTFMVSDISYEYSLILTHCPDGTSGLHLYPYDAGKYIQCAAGGALTVISCTPSMGYSYTRHSCQLLEHLSRSERVKFWSELVITSYDQVSQSELSYGQASYSKLSTCPQSLQGKYAYPFNAAYFVLCQNGQLRVESCPWGTYYSITKRNCLSANQLASHEYLDYSYTSVQLSSNFRQDLSFVVCPENAVGYFLHPFDCNKYFSCRGQQTFIESCAEGKVFSISQRICVDTSRLAAYFDRVDYLERTTDELYQQSHQTAVESGGYAQSGSSRLVETHSSPKCAPGASGLQPHPYDCTKFLNCANGQTYIQDCGPGTAFSPSLKVCDFKHKVDCGANHYGENSSNGYYQQSVVGSGAYDQFGSGRLVETHSTPKCAPGVPGLQPHPYDCTKFLNCANGQTYIQDCGPGTAFSPNLKICDYKHKVDCGANRLNTSVNNGASSGVAAALRCQPGAHGLQPHPTDPQKYLRCGIGTQPIVEQCHLPEVFDSKSLSCIPSRTLDQNSFCLRCLLSL, encoded by the exons ATGATCGTTCAATTTAAGTGCCTGGGACTGGCGCTTCTTCTGGTGTCGCTGGTC CCAAATGAATCGAGCGCTTATCAACCTGGCAGCGGGTTATCAGCTCATGCGACTTATGCCAGCAATGCGAGAGCTCAAGAGCAGCTGGCGCCCATCTATGATCGTGATGCGCCTTGCCCGGCTCACTATAATGGATTGAAACCATATCCACACGACTGCCATCGCTATATCAATTGCGCCGAGGGTCGTCCGTCGATACAGACATGTGCTTCAGGCACAGCGTTCAATCCCTCGACGCTCGTGTGTGATCAGGCGAGTAAGAGGGCGTGCGAAAGTGCCGCTCAACCGAATCGTTCGGAGCGTCTGCAACAACTGGATGCTGAGCCCAAGTGCGCACCAGGCTTGACTGGATTGCAGCCACATCCTTACGACTGCAGCAAGTTCCTGAACTGCGCCAATGGACAGACTTATGTACAATCTTGTGGACCTGGCACTGCTTTTAGTCCAACCATGTTGGTCTGTGACTTTAGGCACAAAGTGCAATGCGGAGATAATCATAATTTCAATGGCgctccaactgctgctgctaacg GTCAAGCAACTGATTTTGCGGTGGATCTTAGTTGCCCGCCGGGGGTACGAGGTCCGCATCCCCATCCCACTGACCCTCACAAGTATCTCTCCTGTGGAATTGGCATGCAACCCATTGTGCAGGAATGTGAGTTGTCTTGGGTATTCGATAGCAATCTTTTGACGTGTGTTTCTAGCCAGCGCCAAGCTCATTCCTACT CTGCCCGGAATGATTTACTCTGTCCCGACGGGGTCGAGGGTTTGTTTGTGCATCCCTTCGATCAGACAAAGTATCTCAGCTGTAAAAATGGCAAGGTAGCTGTGCAAAGCTGTGAGCCCCAGAAAGTGTTTAGCATATCGAGAGGCAACTGTCACCTTAAATCTCAGTTGAGCTATAGCGATTATGTGACTTTTATGGTCTCAGATATCAGCTACGAGTATT CTTTGATACTTACCCATTGTCCTGATGGCACATCTGGTCTTCATCTTTATCCCTACGATGCTGGCAAGTACATACAGTGTGCTGCTGGCGGAGCGTTGACTGTGATCAGCTGTACTCCAAGTATGGGCTACAGTTATACTCGACATAGTTGCCAGCTACTTGAGCACTTGAGTCGCAGCGAACGGGTAAAGTTCTGGTCAGAGTTGGTCATCACCAGCTATGATCAGGTCTCACAATCGGAGCTAAGCTATGGTCAGGCTTCGTACTCCAAGCTGTCGACTTGTCCGCAAAGTCTGCAGGGCAAGTATGCCTATCCATTCAATGCGGCTTACTTTGTGCTCTGCCAGAATGGTCAGCTGCGTGTGGAGTCGTGTCCATGGGGCACTTACTATAGCATCACAAAGCGCAATTGCTTGTCGGCCAATCAGTTGGCATCACATGAATACCTGGATTATTCCTACACCAGCGTGCAATTGTCCA GCAACTTTAGGCAAGAcctttcatttgttgtttgtcctGAGAACGCTGTGGGTTACTTTTTGCATCCTTTTGACTGCAATAAATACTTCAGCTGTCGCGGCCAGCAGACTTTCATCGAGAGCTGTGCAGAGGGCAAGGTATTTAGTATCTCACAACGAATTTGTGTGGATACATCGCGTTTGGCTGCCTACTTTGATCGTGTGGATTATCTGGAAAGAACAACAGATGAGCTTTATCAGCAGAGTCACCAAACAGCAGTCGAAAGTGGAGGCTATGCTCAGTCTGGATCATCACGATTAGTGGAGACGCATTCATCACCTAAGTGCGCACCTGGTGCGTCCGGTTTGCAGCCACATCCTTACGATTGCACCAAGTTCCTGAATTGCGCCAATGGCCAGACTTATATACAAGATTGTGGACCTGGTACTGCATTTAGTCCTTCGCTAAAGGTCTGTGATTTCAAGCATAAAGTGGATTGCGGTGCTAATCATTATGGGGAAAATTCATCGAACGGATATTACCAACAATCAGTAGTTGGAAGTGGAGCATATGACCAGTTTGGCTCAGGTCGTTTGGTAGAAACGCATTCAACACCCAAGTGCGCTCCTGGTGTTCCTGGATTACAGCCACATCCTTACGATTGCACCAAGTTCCTCAACTGCGCTAATGGACAGACTTATATACAAGATTGTGGACCCGGTACTGCTTTCAGTCCCAACCTAAAGATCTGTGATTACAAGCATAAAGTGGATTGCGGTGCAAATCGTTTAAATACATCTGTAAATAACG GAGCTTCAAGTGGTGTTGCGGCTGCTTTAAGATGCCAGCCAGGTGCCCATGGTTTGCAACCCCATCCCACTGACCCCCAAAAGTATCTCAGATGTGGAATTGGCACCCAGCCTATTGTGGAGCAATGCCATTTGCCTGAGGTATTCGATAGCAAGAGTTTGTCTTGCATTCCTAGTCGAACCTTAGATCAAAATTCTT TTTGCTTGCGTTGCTTGCTTAGTTTGTAA